The following are encoded together in the Bradyrhizobium genosp. L genome:
- a CDS encoding nuclear transport factor 2 family protein, with product MAYRFDEMAVVVDWLDCCKSRDLEAMLDLCAENAALDCACDGVQVSGRSALAAYWAPKLANTSSGAFGLEEITPRDDGVMLDYLDFESRPARVLFAFDKEGKIAHMGCALSS from the coding sequence TTGGCTTATCGTTTTGACGAAATGGCGGTAGTGGTGGATTGGCTGGATTGCTGCAAGAGCCGTGATCTCGAGGCCATGCTTGACCTTTGTGCCGAGAATGCCGCACTTGACTGCGCATGCGACGGTGTCCAGGTCAGCGGGCGATCCGCACTTGCGGCCTATTGGGCGCCGAAGTTGGCGAATACGTCATCGGGCGCATTCGGGCTCGAAGAGATCACGCCGCGCGACGACGGCGTGATGCTCGACTATCTGGACTTTGAGAGCAGACCGGCTCGGGTCCTGTTTGCTTTCGACAAGGAAGGCAAGATAGCGCACATGGGCTGCGCGTTATCATCATGA
- a CDS encoding ATP-binding protein — protein MPKTWNKLSLRQRLLLPMAAMILGALLLGGLALQIVSPDQFEYENAQGARSAQFVADALNAALATARNPEPTLEAFAGALKTAGSIEFVRTGPNVPPPVTRLYDGYVPAWFTALLDVPQFGSTYPIKIGADHVGDIVFNPDLSPDILEKWEGFLAIVSSGALLTLLAAASAYFTTGTALRPLTRLGAGLTRMRNGDYDTVIPITGPPEICQSCEEANQLAATLKRLSHDNRELLRRIVAVQDDERRELARELHDEMGPLLFAIRANATALSEAEAPGPPHPGSAAHGILNAAAALQQANRRVLEGLSPLYVAELGLFESIHALLRRAQSQARKIHLTARIDPGVDDLDGLLSQTVYRVIQEAVTNVLRHAQATTVDVAVAIEGSQIHMEISDDGIGLSDDQAFGRGLTGMHERVRALNGSLMLLCEQGRTVVRCWLPIEPQAGLDASS, from the coding sequence TTGCCCAAGACATGGAACAAACTCTCGCTTCGCCAGCGGCTGCTGCTGCCGATGGCAGCAATGATCCTTGGCGCTTTGCTGCTAGGAGGCCTTGCGCTGCAGATCGTGTCACCCGATCAGTTCGAGTATGAAAACGCACAAGGTGCACGTTCCGCGCAATTCGTCGCTGACGCTCTGAACGCCGCCCTCGCTACGGCACGCAATCCGGAGCCGACCCTCGAAGCGTTCGCCGGTGCGCTCAAAACCGCCGGGTCAATCGAATTTGTACGAACTGGACCCAACGTGCCCCCGCCGGTAACGCGCTTGTACGACGGTTATGTTCCGGCGTGGTTTACCGCTCTCCTGGATGTTCCTCAGTTCGGCTCGACCTATCCAATCAAGATCGGTGCTGATCACGTGGGCGATATTGTCTTCAACCCCGACTTGTCGCCGGACATTCTCGAAAAGTGGGAAGGCTTCCTGGCTATCGTTTCATCGGGCGCGCTGCTTACGCTGCTAGCCGCGGCCAGCGCCTACTTTACGACCGGGACGGCGCTTCGTCCGCTGACGCGGCTAGGCGCTGGTCTGACCCGAATGCGCAACGGCGACTACGACACTGTTATCCCGATCACCGGTCCTCCTGAAATCTGTCAGAGCTGTGAGGAGGCCAACCAGCTCGCGGCGACACTGAAGCGTCTCAGCCATGACAACCGCGAGCTCTTGCGCCGGATCGTCGCGGTGCAGGATGACGAGCGCCGCGAACTGGCCAGGGAATTGCACGACGAGATGGGACCGCTGCTGTTCGCGATCCGCGCCAACGCCACCGCGCTGTCCGAAGCTGAGGCTCCGGGCCCTCCCCATCCAGGCTCGGCTGCGCATGGCATTCTGAACGCAGCGGCGGCCTTGCAGCAGGCCAACCGGCGTGTGCTGGAGGGACTAAGCCCGCTTTATGTTGCGGAGCTTGGATTGTTCGAGAGCATTCATGCGCTGCTTCGAAGAGCGCAGTCGCAAGCACGCAAGATCCACCTGACCGCTCGAATTGATCCTGGTGTGGATGACCTCGACGGCCTGCTATCGCAAACCGTCTACCGTGTCATCCAAGAGGCCGTCACTAACGTCCTTCGGCATGCCCAGGCAACGACGGTGGACGTTGCCGTGGCGATCGAGGGCAGCCAGATCCACATGGAAATTTCGGATGACGGCATTGGCTTGTCGGACGATCAGGCGTTCGGCAGGGGCCTGACCGGAATGCACGAACGTGTACGCGCGCTCAATGGAAGTTTGATGCTATTGTGCGAGCAGGGCCGCACCGTCGTCCGCTGCTGGCTGCCAATCGAACCTCAAGCCGGGCTGGACGCATCGTCATGA
- a CDS encoding response regulator transcription factor, protein MHDTPKSGMRILIVDDHPVVVSGCRSLFASDKSVQVEEAADAKAGHRAFIQKRPDVTVVDIKLPDLSGFELLRRIRKDDPDARIIMFSMNDDPAFVVRAVQMGAQGYISKADDPRLFVKAVRKVAAGERFISPHLAEAVAFAGAAIKASPATQMNSRELEILRLLGRGDKIVEVASALGISYKTVANVTSLLKQKLGAKNHSDLIRIAVELELG, encoded by the coding sequence ATGCACGATACCCCGAAATCAGGCATGCGGATATTGATCGTTGACGACCACCCTGTGGTAGTGTCGGGCTGTCGCTCCCTGTTTGCGTCCGACAAGTCGGTCCAAGTCGAGGAGGCCGCAGATGCCAAGGCCGGTCATCGCGCCTTTATTCAGAAACGGCCCGACGTGACTGTTGTCGACATCAAACTTCCGGACCTATCCGGATTCGAGTTGTTGCGGCGGATCCGAAAAGACGATCCAGACGCGCGGATTATCATGTTCAGCATGAATGACGATCCCGCCTTCGTGGTGCGCGCGGTGCAGATGGGCGCCCAAGGCTACATCTCGAAGGCAGATGATCCCCGCCTGTTCGTGAAGGCCGTGCGCAAGGTTGCAGCCGGCGAAAGATTCATTTCACCGCACCTCGCGGAGGCCGTCGCCTTCGCGGGAGCCGCGATCAAGGCCAGTCCCGCGACCCAAATGAATTCCCGCGAATTGGAGATTCTGAGACTGCTCGGGCGTGGAGACAAAATCGTCGAAGTCGCATCGGCTCTCGGCATCTCTTACAAGACGGTAGCCAACGTCACCTCGCTTCTCAAGCAGAAGCTAGGGGCGAAGAACCATTCCGACCTCATCCGCATCGCGGTTGAACTAGAGCTGGGATGA
- a CDS encoding cysteine hydrolase family protein, translating to MSNKSDVGEIRNAVHLCTDMQNIFAPGGLWETPWMERVLPTIVSIVSRYHSRTIFTRFITPQAPEDRPGQWQNYFRRWHQATRNHLPPSALELVPELARYVPPVRIVDKPAYSAFSNPALASLLIERGIGTVVITGAETDVCVLSTVLGAADLGFRVVIVEDALCSSSDVGHDALMTMYRTPFHG from the coding sequence ATGAGCAACAAGTCCGACGTCGGCGAAATCAGGAACGCCGTTCACCTCTGCACCGACATGCAGAACATCTTTGCGCCCGGCGGGCTCTGGGAAACGCCCTGGATGGAGCGGGTGTTGCCGACGATCGTCTCGATCGTGTCGCGTTATCATTCCCGGACGATCTTTACGCGCTTCATTACGCCACAGGCGCCGGAAGATCGCCCAGGGCAGTGGCAGAACTATTTTCGGCGCTGGCACCAGGCCACCCGCAACCATCTTCCGCCATCGGCCCTTGAGCTGGTGCCGGAGCTTGCGCGCTACGTCCCACCGGTTCGCATCGTCGACAAGCCGGCCTATTCGGCGTTCAGCAATCCGGCTCTGGCAAGTCTCCTGATCGAGCGGGGAATTGGCACGGTGGTCATTACCGGCGCCGAAACCGACGTTTGCGTGCTCTCGACGGTACTGGGCGCGGCCGATCTCGGCTTCAGGGTAGTCATCGTCGAGGACGCGCTGTGCAGCTCGTCCGACGTCGGGCACGACGCGCTGATGACGATGTACCGCACGCCCTTCCACGGCTAG
- the uvrA gene encoding excinuclease ABC subunit UvrA, with the protein MDDKVYKLEQGTGRSASGFVRVRGAREHNLKNFDVDIPRDALVVFTGVSGSGKSSLAFGTLYAEAQRRYLESVSPYARRLFHQMAVPEVDEVEGLPPAVALQQQRGSPTTRSSVGSVTTLSNLLRMLYSRAGDYPKSQPLLYAESFSPNSAEGACPKCHGLGRVYDVTERSMVPDDTLTIRERAVAAWPTAWHGQNLRDILTTLGYDIDTPWRELPKKAQNWILFTDEQPRVPVYAGYDLKEVRRALRRKEEPSYQGTFTGARRYVMETFANTTSAMMKKRVSQFMLSTECSVCQGKRLKPEALSVKFAGIDIADMARVPLKQLAALMRPYRDGIVGRQDAHPEKAIVVQRIAQDLSARLGVLLDLGLGYLTLERSTPTLSPGELQRLRLATQVRSNLFGVVYVLDEPSAGLHPSDTEALLRALDRLKAAGNSLFVVEHELDIVRHADWIVDVGPDAGRHGGEILYSGSIDGLRSVERSRTAKYLFGRAVPPQQGQRSPQGWLRLSDITRNNLRGIDVAFPLGVLTTVTGVSGSGKSSLVSQFLVEALNAHLGQSHASDDDGEDLLERPPAETSSGKITHGLDRLKRLVIVDQKPIGRTPRSNLATYTGLFDDVRKLFAQTKQARRRHFDAGRFSFNLPKGRCPNCQGEGFVCVELLFLPSVYAPCPECQGARYNRETLQIKLNGKSIADVLGMTVDEAHAFFADDVHIARSLDVIRQVGLGYIRLGQPATELSGGEAQRVKLATELQRTQRAGSIYVLDEPTTGLHPSDVEKLVVQLNGLVEAGSTVVVVEHDMSVVAASDWVIDIGPGAGEEGGQVVAAGPPAEIARHKSSRTAAYLARVLQQHRAGR; encoded by the coding sequence ATGGACGACAAGGTTTACAAGCTGGAGCAGGGCACGGGGCGATCGGCTTCTGGATTTGTCAGGGTGCGCGGTGCGCGCGAGCACAATCTTAAGAACTTTGACGTGGACATTCCGCGCGACGCCCTTGTGGTTTTCACCGGCGTCTCCGGCTCGGGAAAATCGTCGCTGGCTTTCGGGACGCTGTATGCGGAGGCGCAGCGGCGCTATCTGGAATCCGTGTCGCCCTACGCTCGGCGGTTGTTTCACCAGATGGCCGTGCCCGAAGTCGACGAAGTCGAGGGGCTGCCGCCGGCTGTCGCGCTCCAGCAGCAGCGGGGATCGCCGACGACGCGATCCAGCGTCGGCAGCGTCACGACGCTGTCGAACCTGCTTCGGATGCTCTATTCGCGCGCCGGCGACTATCCGAAGTCGCAGCCGCTGCTTTATGCCGAATCCTTCTCGCCAAATTCTGCAGAAGGGGCTTGTCCAAAGTGCCACGGCCTGGGGCGGGTCTACGACGTGACCGAACGCTCCATGGTGCCCGACGATACGCTCACCATTCGCGAGCGCGCCGTCGCGGCGTGGCCGACAGCATGGCATGGCCAGAACTTGCGCGATATCCTCACGACCCTTGGCTACGACATCGATACACCTTGGCGCGAACTTCCCAAGAAGGCGCAAAACTGGATTCTGTTTACGGACGAGCAGCCCAGGGTTCCGGTCTATGCGGGCTATGACCTCAAGGAGGTCCGGCGAGCGCTGCGGCGGAAGGAGGAGCCGAGCTATCAGGGAACCTTCACCGGCGCCCGGCGCTACGTCATGGAGACGTTTGCCAACACGACCAGCGCGATGATGAAGAAGCGCGTCTCGCAATTCATGCTGAGCACCGAATGCTCGGTCTGCCAGGGCAAGCGGCTGAAACCTGAGGCGCTGTCCGTCAAGTTCGCCGGCATCGATATTGCCGACATGGCGCGCGTCCCATTGAAGCAATTGGCAGCGCTGATGCGGCCCTATCGCGACGGCATAGTCGGCCGGCAGGACGCTCACCCGGAGAAGGCGATCGTCGTGCAACGGATCGCGCAGGATCTGAGCGCGCGGCTTGGCGTGCTGCTCGACCTTGGTCTCGGCTATCTCACGCTAGAGCGCAGCACGCCGACCTTGTCTCCAGGCGAGCTTCAGCGCCTGCGTCTGGCGACGCAAGTGCGTTCCAATCTGTTCGGCGTGGTCTACGTGCTCGACGAGCCGTCCGCCGGGCTTCATCCCTCCGACACCGAGGCGCTGCTCCGCGCGCTCGATAGGCTGAAGGCGGCCGGCAACTCGCTCTTCGTCGTCGAGCACGAGCTGGACATCGTACGCCACGCCGATTGGATCGTCGACGTCGGCCCGGACGCCGGCAGGCATGGAGGCGAGATCCTTTACAGCGGCTCTATCGATGGACTGAGGTCCGTCGAGAGATCGCGCACCGCAAAATACCTGTTCGGCCGCGCTGTTCCGCCACAGCAAGGGCAGCGCTCGCCGCAGGGATGGCTCAGGCTGAGCGATATCACGCGCAACAATCTCAGGGGAATCGATGTCGCCTTCCCGCTGGGTGTGCTGACGACAGTCACCGGCGTGTCCGGCTCAGGCAAGTCGAGCCTCGTGAGCCAGTTCCTCGTCGAGGCGCTCAACGCGCATCTTGGGCAGTCTCATGCATCTGACGACGACGGCGAAGACCTGCTTGAGCGCCCGCCGGCCGAGACTTCGAGTGGCAAGATCACCCACGGGCTCGATCGCCTGAAACGGCTTGTCATCGTGGACCAGAAGCCGATCGGACGCACACCGCGCTCCAATCTCGCCACCTACACCGGTCTCTTCGACGACGTGCGAAAGCTGTTCGCGCAAACGAAGCAAGCGCGTCGGCGCCACTTCGATGCCGGGCGCTTCTCGTTCAACCTGCCGAAGGGACGCTGCCCAAATTGCCAGGGAGAAGGCTTCGTCTGCGTCGAACTCTTGTTCTTGCCGAGCGTCTATGCGCCGTGTCCCGAGTGCCAGGGCGCGCGCTACAATCGCGAGACGCTCCAGATCAAGCTCAATGGCAAGTCGATCGCTGACGTTCTCGGAATGACCGTCGACGAAGCCCACGCGTTTTTCGCCGATGATGTCCACATTGCAAGGTCACTCGATGTGATCCGGCAGGTCGGGCTCGGATATATCCGCCTTGGTCAGCCGGCAACGGAGCTGTCCGGCGGCGAGGCGCAGCGGGTGAAGCTCGCCACCGAGCTCCAGCGTACCCAGCGCGCAGGCAGCATCTACGTGCTCGACGAGCCGACGACGGGCCTGCACCCGTCCGACGTCGAGAAGCTGGTCGTTCAGCTCAACGGACTGGTGGAGGCGGGCAGCACCGTTGTTGTCGTGGAGCACGACATGAGCGTCGTGGCCGCAAGTGATTGGGTGATCGACATCGGGCCAGGTGCCGGCGAGGAGGGAGGGCAGGTGGTTGCAGCGGGACCGCCGGCTGAGATCGCGCGGCACAAATCGAGCCGCACCGCGGCCTATTTGGCGCGGGTGCTCCAACAGCATCGAGCGGGCAGATGA
- a CDS encoding SCO family protein, producing the protein MLFPYWIDKTAGLPGTLIAGWLVALTAWIAMPLPAQAALSSSQLEQAVLAPRANAQLPLQTPLSDLDNRSAPLQTWLGGVPTVWILADYTCETLCGPAISIVSNALSDTDLHAGKDFRLIVVGFDAKDTAAQALAMKNAQLSPRNGLGEHSVFLRATAPDIGALTDAFGVRPIYDREHDQFAHPAAAFVVTADGRISRAVSALAVDATSLRLALAEAGHGHVGGWSDQIHLLCYGFDPASGTYTLAARRLLVATCSLSIIVLVLLIELLLRREHATR; encoded by the coding sequence TTGCTGTTCCCATACTGGATCGACAAGACCGCGGGCCTGCCAGGCACACTTATTGCGGGATGGCTTGTGGCGCTCACGGCGTGGATCGCGATGCCGCTCCCGGCGCAAGCAGCCCTTTCTAGCTCGCAGCTCGAACAGGCCGTTCTCGCACCTCGCGCCAATGCGCAATTGCCCTTGCAAACGCCGCTGAGCGACCTGGACAATCGCTCCGCGCCGCTGCAGACCTGGCTCGGCGGCGTCCCGACGGTCTGGATCCTGGCCGACTACACCTGCGAAACGCTGTGCGGGCCGGCAATTTCGATCGTGTCAAACGCGCTGTCCGATACGGACCTCCATGCGGGCAAGGATTTTCGGCTCATTGTCGTCGGCTTCGACGCCAAGGATACCGCCGCCCAGGCGCTGGCCATGAAGAATGCGCAGCTCAGTCCAAGGAACGGGCTCGGCGAGCACAGCGTGTTTCTCCGGGCGACGGCGCCCGATATCGGCGCCTTGACCGACGCGTTCGGCGTTCGGCCGATCTACGATCGCGAGCATGACCAGTTTGCTCATCCCGCGGCCGCCTTCGTGGTGACGGCAGACGGGCGGATTTCCCGCGCGGTCTCGGCGCTCGCGGTCGATGCCACCAGTCTGCGCCTTGCGCTGGCGGAGGCGGGCCACGGTCATGTCGGCGGCTGGAGCGATCAGATCCATCTGCTCTGCTACGGCTTCGACCCCGCCAGCGGGACCTATACGCTTGCCGCGCGGCGGCTGCTGGTCGCAACGTGCTCCCTCAGCATCATCGTCCTTGTTCTGCTGATCGAGCTGCTGCTTCGGCGCGAGCACGCCACCAGATAG
- a CDS encoding c-type cytochrome — MNRWLTIVALAGLLAACDQNMDEQPRYSEYSRVPLFRGTVLRQPPANTVARDDLERERAASTKPALSAELLARGRERFGIFCSPCHGAGGDGTGIVVRRGMPRPASYHDDRLRAADDQYFFDVITNGHGAMYSYAARVPPRDRWAIVAYIRALQLSRQASLDDVPANERARLESRP, encoded by the coding sequence GCCGCCTGTGATCAGAATATGGACGAGCAGCCACGCTACAGCGAATATTCGCGCGTGCCGTTGTTCCGCGGCACCGTGCTGCGGCAGCCACCAGCGAACACGGTTGCCCGGGACGATCTGGAGCGGGAGAGGGCGGCGAGTACCAAACCCGCATTATCGGCCGAACTGCTGGCACGAGGGCGCGAACGTTTCGGCATTTTCTGTTCGCCGTGCCACGGCGCCGGCGGTGACGGAACTGGCATCGTCGTTCGGCGGGGCATGCCGCGCCCGGCGAGCTATCACGACGACCGGCTGCGCGCCGCGGACGACCAATATTTCTTCGACGTCATCACCAACGGCCATGGTGCGATGTATTCCTATGCGGCCCGCGTGCCGCCCAGGGATCGCTGGGCGATCGTCGCCTATATCCGCGCGCTTCAGCTCAGCCGCCAGGCCTCGCTCGACGATGTCCCGGCAAATGAGCGTGCGCGGCTGGAGAGCCGGCCATGA